The nucleotide window AATATAATTACAAAGGGAAAGGCTAAATTTGCGAAAATATTGAAACTAATTTGCCGTTTTCTTGATGTCTGTTAAAAATCAATCAGATAGCCTAAAACAAACCTACCCACCCAAATGATTCAGCTTTGATAAACTATAGTCATGACAAATCAACCCGACCACGCTTGCCAACATTTTAAAATCACCAGCCCTGGTGAGATTAACGCTTTGGATTTATTAGCCAGCCACAGCGGTTTAAGTAAACAGCTATTGAAAGACTATGCCCAAAAAGGCGCGGTATGGATTGAGCGAACCCTTTCTTCACAAAAGAGTAAACCGGAACGCTTACGACGCTTAAAGAAAGAGGTGCCCGCTGGACAGGTTTTAGATTTTTATTACAATCCGCTACTGTTGGAGCAACAACCTCAAGCGCCTACTTTGATAGCCGATTTTGAGAGTTATTCGGTATGGATCAAGCCCAGAGGAATGTTATCCCAAGGGAGCAAGTGGGCGGATCATACGGCGCTTTATCGTTGGATAGAAATGCATTACCAGCCCAACAACCAACTCCGCCAGGCCTGGATAGTCCACCGTCTGGATCGGGCAACCCATGGATTAATGTTGATTGCCCACAGTAAAAAAATGGCCAACAGCTTAAGCCGAGCGTTTGAAAACAACCAGGTGCATAAGGTCTACCAAGCAATGGTGTGGGGACATTACCCAGCCGACCCCCAAACCATTCGGCACCCTATTGACGATAAGCCTGCGGTTAGCCATGTTTCACGACTTAACTATGACGCCAAGCAAAATATCTCTCACCTACAGATAGCCATTGAAACCGGGCGAAAACATCAAATCCGTAGCCATTTATCAGCAAGCGGCTATCCGATTGTTGGCGACCGGTTATATGGAGAGTTGGAA belongs to Thiomicrorhabdus immobilis and includes:
- a CDS encoding RluA family pseudouridine synthase yields the protein MTNQPDHACQHFKITSPGEINALDLLASHSGLSKQLLKDYAQKGAVWIERTLSSQKSKPERLRRLKKEVPAGQVLDFYYNPLLLEQQPQAPTLIADFESYSVWIKPRGMLSQGSKWADHTALYRWIEMHYQPNNQLRQAWIVHRLDRATHGLMLIAHSKKMANSLSRAFENNQVHKVYQAMVWGHYPADPQTIRHPIDDKPAVSHVSRLNYDAKQNISHLQIAIETGRKHQIRSHLSASGYPIVGDRLYGELEKDHQLCPMPDLQLTAYQLCLQCPIDDKQKCFTLQDNQLDLIVLNE